From Brassica oleracea var. oleracea cultivar TO1000 chromosome C3, BOL, whole genome shotgun sequence, a single genomic window includes:
- the LOC106336113 gene encoding malate dehydrogenase, chloroplastic — protein sequence MAATSAASSISIGSNLSRATSSSSRAQAVNFNYSLPRFTALRSSTLLSGPESSSFAKSLRGSVMKSQSTDTKPYGLNINASYKVAVLGAAGGIGQPLSLLIKMSPLVSTLHLYDIANVKGVAADLSHCNTPSQVRDFTGPAELADCLKDVNVVVIPAGVPRKPGMTRDDLFNINAGIVKTLVEAVADNCPNAFIHIISNPVNSTVPIAAEVLKKKGVYDPKKLFGVTTLDVVRANTFVSQKKNLKLIDVDVPVIGGHAGITILPLLSKTKPSVSFTDEEIEKLTLRIQNAGTEVVDAKAGAGSATLSMAYAAARFVESSLRALDGDGDVYECSFVDSTLTDLPFFASRIKIGRNGVEAVIESDLQGLTEYEQKALEALKPELKASIEKGVAFANKPAN from the coding sequence ATGGCAGCAACATCAGCAGCTTCTTCGATTTCAATTGGATCAAACCTTTCCAGAGCCACCTCCTCCTCCTCAAGGGCACAAGCTGTGAACTTCAACTACTCTCTCCCTCGTTTCACCGCTCTGAGATCATCCACTCTCCTCTCTGGACCAGAATCCTCATCTTTCGCCAAGTCTCTCCGCGGTTCCGTAATGAAATCCCAATCAACCGACACGAAGCCGTACGGATTGAACATCAACGCTTCCTACAAAGTGGCGGTCCTCGGTGCTGCCGGAGGGATCGGTCAGCCTCTGTCACTTCTCATCAAAATGTCTCCTCTCGTCTCCACCCTCCACCTCTACGATATCGCCAACGTCAAGGGAGTCGCCGCTGATTTGAGCCACTGCAACACTCCCTCTCAGGTTCGTGATTTCACCGGACCGGCTGAGCTGGCTGATTGTTTGAAAGATGTCAACGTCGTTGTCATCCCTGCTGGTGTGCCGAGAAAGCCCGGTATGACCCGTGACGATCTCTTCAACATCAACGCCGGTATAGTGAAGACGCTTGTTGAGGCTGTCGCTGATAACTGTCCTAACGCGTTCATCCACATCATCAGCAACCCTGTTAACTCCACCGTCCCCATTGCTGCTGAGGTGTTGAAGAAGAAAGGTGTCTATGATCCCAAGAAGCTCTTTGGTGTCACCACTTTGGATGTTGTGAGGGCTAACACCTTTGTTTCTCAGAAAAAGAACTTGAAGCTCATCGATGTCGATGTTCCCGTCATCGGTGGCCACGCTGGAATCACCATTCTGCCTCTTCTATCGAAGACCAAGCCTTCTGTCAGCTTCACTGACGAAGAGATCGAGAAACTCACTCTGAGGATTCAGAACGCTGGAACCGAGGTTGTGGATGCCAAGGCGGGTGCTGGCTCGGCTACTTTGTCTATGGCGTACGCTGCAGCGAGATTTGTGGAGTCGTCTCTTCGTGCTCTTGACGGAGATGGAGATGTTTACGAGTGCTCGTTCGTGGACTCCACTCTCACTGATCTTCCTTTCTTTGCATCACGGATCAAGATTGGGAGGAACGGAGTTGAAGCTGTGATTGAGTCTGACCTCCAAGGGCTGACTGAGTATGAGCAGAAGGCACTAGAAGCTCTTAAGCCAGAACTGAAAGCTAGCATCGAAAAGGGTGTTGCATTCGCAAACAAACCTGCTAACTAA
- the LOC106328469 gene encoding uncharacterized protein LOC106328469, which yields MSDHLSLCTDRLITAESLESEKDSGESSRPQGKDVASSSSADEAEDARKYYAVVAEEEPLLQSVECRICQEEDITKNLETPCACNGSLKYAHRKCVQRWCNEKGDIICEICHQPYQSGYTAPPPPPPDETIIHIGDDWENGVHLDLSDPRILAMAAAERHFLEADYDEYSESNSSGAAFCRSAALILMALLLLRDALNLTTNPDDEDDPTAFFSLFLLRAAGFLLPCYIMAWAIGILQRRRQRQEAAALAAAEVAFMIHGGVPQRRGLHFAVAPEQPPPISNPTPV from the exons ATGTCGGATCATTTGAGTTTATGTACCGATCGTCTGATAACGGCCGAGAGCTTGGAATCAGAAAAGGATTCTGGAGAAAGTTCCAGGCCTCAAGGCAAAGATGTGGCTTCTTCTTCGTCTGCGGATGAAGCTGAAGATGCTAGGAAGTACTATGCTGTTGTTGCAGAAGAGGAGCCGCTTCTGCAATCTGTTGAGTGCCGTATTTGCCAGGAGGAAGATATCACTAAGAACTTGGAGACTCCTTGTGCTTGCAATGGCAGTTTGAAG TATGCTCACCGCAAGTGTGTTCAGCGTTGGTGTAATGAGAAAGGCGACATAATCTGCGAAATATGCCACCAG CCTTATCAATCTGGATATACAGCACCTCCACCTCCTCCTCCTGATGAAACTATAATTCACATTGG TGACGACTGGGAGAATGGAGTTCACTTGGACTTGAGCGACCCGCGCATTCTAGCAATGGCTGCGGCGGAACGCCATTTCTTGGAAGCTGACTATGACGAGTACTCTGAGTCTAACTCTAGCGGTGCTGCCTTCTGTCGCTCTGCTGCTCTCATC CTGATGGCACTTTTACTGTTACGTGATGCACTAAACCTCACAACTAACCCAGATGACGAGGACGATCCCACTGCCTTCTTCTCT CTTTTCCTTCTTCGTGCTGCTGGTTTTCTCCTCCCATGTTACATCATGGCATGGGCCATCGGTATTCTCCAGCGCCGGAGGCAAAGACAG GAAGCAGCTGCGCTAGCTGCGGCGGAAGTTGCCTTCATGATACACGGTGGTGTGCCACAACGCAGGGGACTACACTTTGCTGTAGCACCAGAGCAGCCGCCGCCAATATCCAACCCAACACCAGTCTGA